A genomic window from Pseudomonas argentinensis includes:
- a CDS encoding glycosyltransferase family 9 protein produces the protein MAEVLTHADTHLSVVSADCRIALVPSMGLGDGCVYLVLAANLARAGYRVTVLSNHFGPLNDWLPLFETRPLPLPADTFAALGGFDLVISDMGSMLTRYTEAAEELAKRYVFVGTLKVDSRFVQDSAVDTLARLPSEKARLLAPLAAAAGPLRCLPDDSVSMVEQAVAFCRMRLGLSDASSDIGLQMPSTLQHRRHARRVMLHPLSYNVKKNWPHKKYLRLARRLRREGFEPQFVLSPKERAAWAQRFEPEFAVPQFANARELAAHLYESGYVIGNDSGVGHLASALGVPVLTLYRKRRDGFCWRPGWGDNEVVRPLISLGSIKRAWMVFLGVSRAERAFKRLVARCEAAQ, from the coding sequence ATGGCCGAGGTTTTAACGCACGCTGATACCCATCTATCGGTGGTGTCGGCTGATTGTCGGATCGCATTGGTGCCTTCCATGGGCTTAGGGGATGGATGCGTATACCTGGTGCTGGCTGCCAACCTGGCGCGCGCTGGTTATCGGGTGACGGTGCTGAGCAATCACTTCGGCCCCCTCAACGACTGGTTGCCGCTATTCGAGACCCGGCCGCTGCCGTTGCCCGCGGACACATTCGCGGCGCTCGGTGGTTTCGATCTGGTTATCTCAGACATGGGCAGCATGCTGACCCGCTATACTGAGGCGGCCGAGGAGTTGGCCAAGCGTTATGTCTTCGTCGGCACACTGAAAGTCGACTCACGATTCGTGCAGGATTCGGCGGTCGATACCCTGGCGCGACTGCCATCGGAAAAGGCTCGCCTTCTGGCTCCTCTGGCTGCAGCCGCCGGGCCGCTGCGTTGCCTGCCGGACGACAGCGTCAGTATGGTCGAGCAGGCGGTTGCCTTCTGTCGTATGCGCTTGGGGCTGAGCGATGCCAGTAGCGATATCGGCCTGCAGATGCCTTCCACGCTCCAGCATCGCCGCCATGCTCGGCGTGTGATGCTCCACCCGCTTTCATACAACGTGAAGAAAAACTGGCCCCATAAAAAGTATCTGCGCCTGGCCCGGCGCCTAAGGCGGGAAGGGTTCGAGCCTCAGTTTGTGTTATCACCGAAGGAGCGAGCGGCGTGGGCGCAGCGCTTCGAGCCGGAGTTCGCCGTTCCGCAGTTTGCCAATGCCCGGGAGCTAGCGGCTCATCTGTATGAGTCAGGTTATGTGATCGGCAATGACTCCGGAGTCGGACATTTGGCCTCCGCTCTCGGCGTGCCTGTGCTGACTCTTTATCGCAAACGGCGCGACGGCTTCTGCTGGCGCCCGGGATGGGGTGACAACGAAGTAGTACGGCCGCTCATCTCGCTGGGCTCGATCAAACGCGCCTGGATGGTCTTTCTCGGGGTGTCGCGTGCGGAGAGGGCCTTCAAGCGGCTGGTCGCTCGCTGTGAGGCGGCTCAATGA
- a CDS encoding glycosyltransferase family 4 protein produces MRLAFILYKYFPYGGLQRDFMRIALECQQRGHNIRVYTPIWEGEVPEGFEVVVVPVKALFNHHRNEKLTAWVQADLRERPVDRVIGFNKMPGLDVYYAADGCFEDKAQTLRNPLYRRWGRYKHFAEYERAVFAPESNTEILMISEVQQPLFVKHYGTPGERFHLLPPGIALDRRAPANAAEIRAEFRRKFALADNDLLLVQIGSGFKTKGLDRSLKALAALPPALKKRTQLMVIGQDDPKPFLLQVKALGLSDQVQILKGRSDIPRFLLGADLLIHPAYNENTGTVLLEALVAGLPVLVTDVCGYAHYISDADAGRVVPSPFEQSTLNHMLAEMLADQAAREAWQRNGLAYADTADLYSMPQRAADVILAAQA; encoded by the coding sequence ACTTCCCCTACGGCGGGCTGCAGCGCGACTTCATGCGCATCGCCCTGGAGTGCCAGCAGCGCGGCCACAACATCCGCGTCTACACGCCGATCTGGGAAGGCGAGGTGCCGGAGGGCTTCGAGGTGGTGGTGGTACCGGTCAAGGCGCTGTTCAACCATCACCGCAACGAGAAGCTCACCGCCTGGGTGCAGGCCGACCTGCGCGAGCGCCCGGTCGACCGGGTGATCGGCTTCAACAAGATGCCGGGGCTGGATGTGTACTACGCCGCCGATGGCTGCTTCGAAGACAAGGCGCAGACCCTGCGCAACCCGCTGTACCGTCGCTGGGGCCGCTACAAGCATTTTGCCGAATACGAACGGGCGGTGTTCGCGCCGGAGTCGAACACCGAGATCCTGATGATCTCCGAGGTGCAGCAGCCATTGTTCGTCAAGCATTACGGCACGCCGGGCGAGCGCTTCCACCTGCTGCCGCCGGGCATCGCCCTGGACCGTCGCGCACCGGCCAATGCCGCCGAGATCCGCGCCGAGTTCCGCCGCAAGTTCGCCCTGGCCGACAACGACCTGCTGCTGGTGCAGATCGGTTCGGGCTTCAAGACCAAGGGGCTGGATCGCAGCCTCAAGGCCCTGGCCGCTCTGCCGCCGGCGTTGAAAAAGCGCACCCAGCTGATGGTGATCGGCCAGGACGATCCCAAGCCCTTCCTGTTGCAGGTCAAGGCGCTCGGCCTGAGCGACCAGGTGCAGATTCTCAAGGGGCGCAGTGACATTCCGCGCTTTCTGCTCGGCGCCGACCTGTTGATTCACCCGGCCTATAACGAGAACACCGGCACCGTGCTGCTCGAGGCGCTGGTCGCCGGCCTGCCGGTGCTGGTCACCGATGTCTGCGGCTACGCCCATTACATCAGCGATGCCGACGCCGGCCGCGTGGTGCCCAGCCCGTTCGAGCAGTCCACCCTGAACCACATGCTGGCCGAGATGCTGGCCGACCAGGCCGCGCGTGAGGCCTGGCAGCGCAATGGCCTGGCCTACGCCGACACGGCCGATCTGTACAGCATGCCGCAACGGGCCGCGGATGTGATTCTGGCGGCGCAGGCCTGA
- the rfaP gene encoding lipopolysaccharide core heptose(I) kinase RfaP, which translates to MQLILAEPFKSLWAGKDAFREVEGLQGQVYRELEARRTLRTEVAGRGYFVKIHRGVGWGEIVKNLVTARLPVLGAGQEWKAIQRLHEAGVSTMTAVAYGERGGNPAQQHSFIITEELAPTTDLEQLTMGWADQPPAPTLKWALIRRVAQMTGGMHAAGVNHRDCYICHFMLHTDTPFDAEDFRLSVIDLHRAQVRQGVPKRWRDKDLAGLYFSALGIGLTRRDLLRFLKAYFGVVDSRPLRQILQDEAALLRWLQGKAGRLRARYTRKYETGGAA; encoded by the coding sequence ATGCAGCTGATTCTTGCTGAACCATTCAAGTCCCTATGGGCCGGCAAGGATGCCTTCAGAGAAGTCGAGGGCCTGCAAGGGCAGGTCTACCGCGAGCTCGAGGCGCGGCGTACGCTGCGCACCGAGGTGGCCGGCAGGGGCTATTTCGTGAAGATTCACCGCGGGGTCGGCTGGGGCGAGATCGTCAAGAACCTGGTCACGGCTCGCCTGCCGGTGCTGGGCGCGGGGCAGGAGTGGAAGGCCATCCAGCGTCTGCACGAGGCGGGTGTGTCGACCATGACCGCAGTGGCCTACGGTGAGCGCGGTGGCAATCCGGCGCAGCAGCATTCGTTCATCATCACCGAAGAGCTGGCGCCGACCACCGACCTCGAGCAGCTGACGATGGGCTGGGCCGATCAGCCGCCGGCGCCGACCTTGAAGTGGGCGTTGATTCGCCGGGTCGCGCAGATGACCGGGGGCATGCATGCCGCCGGCGTGAACCACCGCGACTGCTATATCTGCCACTTTATGCTGCACACCGACACGCCCTTCGACGCCGAGGATTTCCGCCTGTCGGTGATCGATCTGCATCGCGCGCAGGTGCGCCAAGGCGTGCCGAAGCGCTGGCGCGACAAGGACCTGGCCGGGCTGTATTTCTCGGCATTGGGCATTGGCCTGACCCGGCGCGATCTGCTGCGCTTTCTCAAGGCGTATTTCGGCGTCGTCGACAGCCGCCCGCTACGCCAGATCCTGCAGGACGAGGCGGCGTTGCTGCGCTGGCTGCAGGGCAAGGCTGGCCGGCTGCGCGCGCGCTATACGCGCAAGTATGAAACGGGAGGTGCAGCATGA
- a CDS encoding lipopolysaccharide kinase InaA family protein, whose product MKDFIDSDDQALLERRGLASFEALWALELHAVDEPNKAPRGGWSTVYRLDLEGHGYYLKRQSNYLTHSLERPWGEPTLAREFRNIRRYRRLGIPAMSAAFYAERRIAGERRAVLLTHALDGWRDLDSWLPEWRQLAAEQRQAIVSACGRLARRVHEQGQVHGCFYPKHIFLQPRDEGFAAQLIDLEKTRPLFLGKRDRVKDLEPLLRRTNPWNEADHLGFLTAYLGGGQQVDHWSQRLTARLKDKAQRP is encoded by the coding sequence ATGAAGGACTTCATCGACAGCGATGATCAAGCGCTGCTCGAACGTCGTGGCCTGGCCAGTTTCGAGGCGCTCTGGGCGCTCGAACTGCATGCGGTCGACGAACCCAACAAGGCGCCGCGCGGCGGCTGGAGCACGGTCTACCGGCTCGACCTGGAAGGCCATGGCTATTACCTCAAGCGCCAGAGCAATTACCTGACCCATAGCCTGGAGCGGCCCTGGGGCGAGCCGACCCTGGCACGGGAGTTTCGCAACATTCGCCGCTATCGGCGCCTGGGTATCCCGGCCATGAGCGCCGCGTTCTACGCCGAGCGGCGCATCGCTGGTGAGCGCCGAGCCGTGTTGCTGACCCATGCCCTGGATGGCTGGCGGGATCTGGACAGCTGGCTGCCCGAGTGGCGTCAGCTCGCCGCCGAGCAGCGCCAGGCGATCGTCAGCGCCTGCGGTCGTCTGGCCCGCCGGGTGCATGAACAGGGCCAGGTGCATGGCTGTTTCTACCCCAAGCATATCTTTCTGCAACCACGAGACGAGGGGTTCGCCGCGCAACTGATCGATCTGGAAAAGACCCGGCCGCTGTTTCTCGGCAAGCGTGACAGGGTCAAGGATCTCGAGCCGTTGCTGCGTCGCACCAATCCCTGGAATGAAGCGGATCACCTGGGTTTCCTGACTGCCTATCTGGGTGGCGGACAGCAGGTGGATCACTGGTCGCAGCGTCTTACGGCGCGCTTGAAGGACAAGGCCCAACGCCCATGA
- a CDS encoding carbamoyltransferase, whose protein sequence is MALTILGLSGALSHDPSAALYIDGKLIAAAEEERFVRDKHAKNRMPYESAKFCLEQAGIKPSDVDVVAIPFAPISLFGKARWHYAKRYWYAPDRALDAILMGNRRYKRYRKKIVWCLEQLGFDAKKVKIEPVEHHLAHAASAYHCSGFTEKTAILGIDGKGEYATTFFGYGENGRIHKIKEFFDPDSLGGLYGAVTEFLGFEMLDGEFKVMGMAPYGDASKYDFSRLAKFENGELVINTDYANVIGLRRHKEKGKGYYFSPKLIDWLGPKREGDIADDPYIHYAASMQALFEKLALEMMDYYLGDIIRETGKIAFAGGCALNVKLNQKIIARPEVKELFVQPASGDAGTSVGAAAYVSHKRGVPVEKMEHVYLGPAYSNEDVIAACARHPNAPKWQKIDDMPQRIAQIMVDGNPVAWFQGRMEFGPRALGGRSIIGCPSIPGVADRINEQIKFRERWRPFCPSMLDTVAEQMLKVDHPSPFMTFTFEVNEEWKERVSEVVHEDGTSRAQVLKREYNPRWYDLMLELEKLTGNGVSLNTSLNRRGEPMICSPTDALNMFFGSDLQYLIMEDILVVKDGVAAPNSDLSGSVES, encoded by the coding sequence GTGGCATTGACGATTCTTGGCCTGTCCGGCGCCCTCAGTCATGACCCTTCCGCGGCGTTGTACATCGATGGCAAGTTGATTGCCGCGGCGGAAGAAGAGCGCTTCGTGCGTGACAAGCACGCGAAGAATCGCATGCCCTACGAGTCGGCCAAGTTCTGCCTGGAGCAGGCCGGTATCAAGCCCTCCGATGTCGACGTGGTAGCGATTCCCTTCGCGCCCATCAGCCTGTTCGGCAAGGCGCGCTGGCACTACGCCAAGCGCTACTGGTACGCGCCGGATCGCGCCCTCGACGCCATCCTCATGGGGAACCGCCGTTACAAGCGTTATCGCAAGAAGATCGTCTGGTGCCTGGAACAGCTGGGTTTCGACGCCAAAAAGGTCAAGATCGAACCGGTCGAGCATCACCTGGCCCACGCCGCCAGTGCCTATCACTGCTCGGGCTTCACCGAGAAGACCGCTATCCTCGGGATCGATGGCAAGGGTGAGTACGCCACCACCTTCTTCGGGTATGGCGAGAACGGCCGCATCCACAAGATCAAGGAGTTCTTTGACCCGGACTCCCTGGGCGGCCTGTATGGCGCGGTGACCGAGTTCCTCGGTTTCGAGATGCTCGACGGCGAGTTCAAGGTCATGGGCATGGCGCCCTACGGCGATGCCAGCAAGTACGATTTTTCCCGCCTGGCCAAGTTCGAGAACGGCGAGCTGGTGATCAACACCGACTACGCCAACGTCATCGGCCTGCGCCGCCACAAGGAAAAGGGCAAGGGCTACTACTTCTCGCCCAAGCTGATCGACTGGCTGGGGCCCAAGCGTGAAGGCGATATCGCCGACGATCCCTACATCCACTACGCCGCCAGCATGCAGGCGCTGTTCGAGAAGCTGGCGCTGGAGATGATGGATTACTACCTGGGCGACATCATCCGCGAAACCGGCAAGATCGCCTTTGCTGGGGGCTGCGCGCTGAACGTCAAGCTCAACCAGAAGATCATTGCCCGCCCCGAGGTCAAGGAGCTGTTCGTGCAGCCCGCCTCCGGCGACGCCGGCACTTCCGTTGGTGCCGCGGCTTACGTTTCCCACAAGCGCGGCGTGCCGGTGGAGAAGATGGAACACGTCTACCTCGGCCCGGCCTACTCCAACGAAGACGTCATCGCCGCCTGCGCCCGCCACCCGAACGCACCGAAATGGCAGAAGATCGACGACATGCCGCAGCGCATCGCGCAGATCATGGTCGATGGCAACCCGGTAGCCTGGTTCCAGGGCCGCATGGAATTCGGTCCGCGCGCCCTGGGCGGTCGTTCGATCATCGGTTGCCCGAGCATCCCCGGCGTGGCCGACCGCATCAACGAACAGATCAAGTTCCGCGAGCGCTGGAGACCCTTCTGCCCGTCGATGCTCGACACCGTCGCCGAGCAGATGCTCAAGGTCGACCACCCGAGCCCGTTCATGACCTTCACTTTCGAAGTCAACGAGGAATGGAAGGAGCGGGTCAGCGAAGTCGTCCACGAAGACGGCACCTCCCGCGCCCAGGTCCTCAAGCGCGAGTACAACCCGCGCTGGTACGACCTGATGCTGGAGCTGGAAAAGCTCACCGGCAACGGCGTGTCCCTGAACACCTCGCTGAACCGCCGTGGCGAACCGATGATCTGCTCGCCGACCGACGCCCTGAACATGTTCTTCGGCTCGGACCTGCAGTACCTGATCATGGAGGACATTCTGGTGGTCAAGGACGGCGTTGCTGCACCGAACAGTGATCTGTCCGGCAGCGTGGAGTCTTAG
- a CDS encoding glycosyltransferase encodes MSDSSQPLVSVIIASYNHAPYIEASIESVLQQSYPNIELLVVDDGSRDDSVARIQALQKLHGFDFRVQINKGLSRTLNETIERARGSLIAPFGSDDIMLPERIATQVAYMSGKPEVGICAGAIQIIDTDGKPSAKPRALPLRRLDFEDVFMDRKPGAPAPTLLFRREALERVGGFEPDVRLEDLMIELKITHAGYFIDILDEPLALYRVHDSNTYKNYRFMVDNVLKTYARFSGHPAYPQVCARFRSSMLLKCARSDRALAWALLREIPPRFWRWKTLRGLARMLHGRG; translated from the coding sequence ATGAGTGATTCCTCGCAGCCGCTGGTCAGCGTGATCATCGCCTCCTACAACCATGCGCCCTATATCGAGGCGAGTATCGAGAGCGTGCTGCAGCAGAGCTATCCGAACATAGAACTGTTGGTAGTGGATGACGGCTCTCGCGACGACAGCGTGGCGCGCATCCAGGCGCTGCAGAAGCTGCATGGCTTCGACTTTCGTGTGCAGATCAACAAGGGCCTTTCGCGCACCTTGAACGAGACCATCGAGCGAGCCAGGGGCAGCCTGATTGCCCCCTTCGGCTCCGACGACATCATGCTCCCTGAGCGTATAGCCACCCAGGTGGCCTACATGTCCGGCAAGCCCGAAGTGGGAATTTGCGCAGGCGCTATCCAGATCATCGACACCGACGGAAAGCCCAGCGCTAAGCCGCGCGCGCTGCCGTTGCGGCGGCTGGATTTCGAAGATGTGTTTATGGACCGCAAGCCGGGCGCGCCGGCTCCCACCTTGCTATTTCGCCGCGAGGCGCTGGAGCGGGTCGGCGGCTTCGAGCCCGATGTACGTCTCGAGGATCTGATGATCGAGCTGAAGATCACCCATGCCGGCTATTTCATCGACATTCTCGACGAGCCCCTGGCGCTCTATCGGGTACACGATAGCAACACCTACAAGAATTACCGCTTCATGGTCGATAACGTGCTGAAGACCTATGCCCGTTTCAGCGGCCACCCGGCCTACCCTCAGGTCTGCGCACGTTTTCGCAGCTCGATGCTGCTCAAGTGCGCGCGCAGCGATCGCGCTCTGGCTTGGGCCCTATTACGCGAGATTCCGCCGCGCTTCTGGCGCTGGAAAACGTTACGTGGCCTGGCGCGGATGCTCCATGGACGCGGCTGA
- a CDS encoding lipopolysaccharide kinase InaA family protein: MKLASLTQVGRSPALPLLIEVPTGQPLELCSLLRVLPGQRYVGQAQWQGRTVLAKLLVGGKAERHFARELQGVQLLAAQGLCTPLLLEQGVAAGQGGWLLFEFLDGARSLADDWQAVADEAWLSDAQQQVLGEALGVIGQLHRRGLWQEDLHLDNLLRHDGRLHLIDGGGIRAETPGQPLSRDRVLANLGLFFAQFPGAIDSFVEELLVHYLLVNGEHALPLEALLKAVARARATRLQAYMAKIERECTAFRVWRGPSRLQVVRREEDVALAPVLADPDAAIAAGEPLKLGGSSTVARIEQAGRQLVIKRYNIKGFGHWLRRFWRPSRAWHSWCEGNRLDFLGIATPTPLAVLERRTLWLRRQAYLITEHTPGMDIIARFAPCGTDGLPPEADLQALEALFAALLRERISHGDCKGNNILWQDGRWALIDLDAMQYHGRASSFKAAYARDRARLLRNWSADSALYLELDRRLPTLI; encoded by the coding sequence ATGAAACTGGCTTCTCTGACCCAGGTGGGGCGTAGCCCCGCATTGCCGCTGCTGATCGAGGTGCCGACAGGCCAGCCGCTCGAGCTGTGCAGCCTGCTGCGGGTACTGCCCGGCCAGCGTTATGTCGGCCAGGCCCAATGGCAGGGGCGTACGGTGCTGGCCAAGTTGCTGGTGGGCGGCAAGGCCGAGCGGCATTTCGCGCGGGAGCTGCAAGGTGTCCAGCTGCTGGCGGCCCAGGGGCTGTGTACGCCGTTGCTGCTCGAGCAGGGTGTGGCGGCCGGCCAAGGCGGCTGGCTGTTGTTCGAGTTTCTGGACGGCGCGCGCAGCCTGGCCGATGACTGGCAGGCCGTCGCTGACGAGGCCTGGTTGAGCGATGCGCAGCAGCAGGTGCTGGGCGAGGCGCTGGGGGTTATCGGCCAGTTGCATCGTCGTGGGCTGTGGCAGGAAGACCTGCACCTGGACAATCTGCTGCGCCACGACGGTCGTCTGCACCTGATCGATGGCGGCGGCATTCGTGCCGAGACGCCCGGTCAGCCGCTGTCGCGCGACAGGGTGCTGGCCAACCTGGGGCTGTTCTTCGCGCAGTTTCCCGGGGCCATCGACAGCTTTGTCGAGGAGCTGCTGGTGCATTACCTGCTGGTCAATGGCGAGCACGCGCTGCCGCTGGAGGCACTGCTCAAGGCGGTGGCCAGGGCGCGAGCAACGCGCCTGCAGGCGTACATGGCCAAGATCGAGCGCGAGTGCACGGCCTTTCGCGTCTGGCGCGGGCCGTCGCGCCTGCAGGTGGTGAGGCGCGAGGAGGACGTGGCGCTGGCGCCCGTCCTGGCCGACCCCGACGCGGCGATTGCCGCCGGCGAGCCGCTCAAGCTGGGCGGCTCCTCGACCGTCGCCCGCATCGAGCAGGCTGGCCGGCAATTGGTCATCAAGCGTTACAACATCAAGGGCTTTGGCCACTGGCTGCGACGCTTCTGGCGCCCGAGCCGCGCCTGGCACAGCTGGTGCGAGGGGAATCGTCTGGATTTCCTCGGGATCGCCACACCCACGCCGCTGGCCGTGCTCGAGCGGCGTACCCTGTGGTTGCGCCGCCAGGCCTATCTGATTACCGAACACACGCCGGGTATGGATATAATCGCCCGTTTCGCGCCCTGCGGGACGGACGGATTGCCGCCCGAAGCGGATTTGCAGGCGCTGGAGGCCTTGTTCGCTGCCCTGCTGCGCGAGCGCATCAGCCATGGCGACTGCAAGGGTAACAATATCCTCTGGCAGGACGGCCGCTGGGCGCTGATCGACCTGGATGCCATGCAGTACCATGGCCGGGCCAGCAGCTTCAAGGCCGCCTATGCACGTGACCGTGCGCGCCTGCTGCGCAACTGGTCAGCCGACAGCGCCTTGTACCTTGAGCTCGACCGGCGCTTGCCAACACTTATTTGA
- a CDS encoding lipopolysaccharide kinase InaA family protein: protein MSQWRVTALATPEAARAFASLDAVFALQGEPITHDPLSDVIRVEFGGLRYYVKRYHGAGKGARRFVGRPRVKAEWQNLKHFATWGIPTAPIAAYGLERKGAAFHRGALITQELVDTTDMWRLASSGDARLRDRAWVEDVSCQLARATRILHDHHFAHNDLKWRNLLVDEHRRLYFIDCPTGAFWRGPFLRRRIVKDLACLDKVAKYHLSRTQRLRFYLQYRRRERLNDSDKQRIGQIVRFFEGRE, encoded by the coding sequence ATGAGTCAGTGGCGTGTCACCGCCTTGGCCACGCCCGAGGCGGCCCGGGCATTCGCGTCCCTGGATGCGGTCTTTGCCCTGCAGGGCGAGCCCATTACCCACGACCCGTTGTCGGATGTGATTCGCGTGGAGTTCGGCGGGCTGCGCTACTACGTCAAGCGCTACCACGGTGCGGGCAAGGGCGCGCGGCGTTTCGTTGGCCGGCCGCGGGTCAAGGCCGAGTGGCAGAACCTCAAGCATTTCGCGACCTGGGGCATCCCCACCGCGCCCATCGCCGCCTACGGGCTGGAGCGCAAGGGCGCGGCCTTTCACCGGGGCGCGCTGATTACCCAGGAGTTGGTCGATACCACGGACATGTGGCGACTCGCCTCCTCGGGCGATGCGCGCCTGCGTGACCGGGCCTGGGTCGAGGATGTCAGCTGTCAGCTGGCTCGCGCTACGCGCATTCTTCATGACCACCATTTCGCCCACAACGACCTGAAGTGGCGCAACCTGCTGGTCGATGAGCACCGCCGTCTGTACTTCATCGACTGCCCGACCGGCGCCTTCTGGCGGGGGCCGTTTCTGCGGCGGCGCATCGTCAAGGACCTCGCCTGTCTGGACAAGGTGGCCAAATACCACCTGTCGCGCACCCAGCGCCTGCGTTTCTATCTGCAGTACCGGCGCCGCGAGCGGCTCAACGACAGTGACAAGCAGCGCATCGGCCAGATCGTACGCTTTTTCGAGGGCAGGGAATGA
- a CDS encoding glycosyltransferase family 2 protein, with translation MSAGILLSVIIPSYNYAGVLSRAVDSVLLQATPEVELWVVDDGSSDDTPAVFVSLSQRHGAAFQGVRQDNAGPSAARNKGVQLARGRHVLLLDADDELAPGVLPGLCKRLRAQPEVDLWLAGHVAVQPDGREREHPASAVPADVLPRLRYYLLDKRIALSHGACLFRRELLLQRPYPEFLRHSEDIPVFAYCLSQPRVALLDLMLARIHKHPDSLRHNAEAARRVGLALVDEVFRQLPADLQTLKPAYCAQRCLSLFRTCLLAGDRDHARGYYREALRTDWRMALKWPYVRKAIRLWLSRTP, from the coding sequence ATGAGTGCCGGCATTCTACTCTCGGTCATTATCCCCAGTTATAACTATGCTGGCGTGTTGTCGCGTGCCGTCGACTCGGTGCTGCTTCAGGCGACCCCCGAAGTTGAACTATGGGTGGTGGACGATGGCTCCAGCGACGACACACCGGCGGTATTCGTTAGTCTGAGTCAGCGTCATGGTGCCGCCTTCCAGGGCGTGCGCCAGGACAACGCCGGCCCTTCTGCGGCTCGTAACAAGGGGGTGCAACTGGCGCGTGGGCGTCATGTGCTGCTGCTTGACGCCGACGACGAGCTGGCGCCCGGGGTGCTGCCAGGCCTTTGTAAACGCCTGCGCGCCCAGCCCGAGGTGGATCTGTGGCTGGCCGGGCACGTGGCTGTGCAGCCCGATGGCCGCGAGCGCGAGCATCCCGCCAGTGCCGTTCCTGCCGACGTCTTGCCGCGCTTGCGGTACTACCTGCTGGACAAGCGTATAGCCCTTAGTCACGGCGCCTGCCTGTTCCGCCGCGAGTTGCTGCTGCAGCGGCCCTATCCCGAGTTTCTGCGGCACAGCGAGGACATCCCGGTGTTTGCCTACTGCCTGAGCCAGCCTCGAGTTGCGCTCCTTGACCTGATGCTGGCGCGCATCCACAAGCATCCCGACAGCCTGCGGCATAACGCCGAGGCGGCACGCCGCGTCGGCTTGGCCCTTGTGGACGAGGTCTTCCGTCAACTGCCTGCCGACCTGCAAACACTTAAGCCCGCATACTGCGCCCAGCGGTGCCTGTCGCTGTTCCGTACCTGCCTGTTAGCCGGCGACCGCGACCACGCGCGTGGCTACTACCGCGAAGCGCTGCGTACGGATTGGCGGATGGCGTTGAAGTGGCCTTACGTTCGCAAGGCCATCCGTCTGTGGTTGAGCCGAACCCCATGA
- a CDS encoding glycosyltransferase produces the protein MKVLVLSSAGREPDLSCVHERLGQLVDLDLRILDKSEQRRLRRYLHGLDLGRYDRVLLDLHFKNICRQTAFLRQIPGLLVYEEDACQNYLAASRWRGCFSRFYRALPNARIVVTGASVAERLRGEGFNVHFLAKGYDPRAVYCEAVARDIELGFVGRTASAAYGGRKELLERLAAQEPLQLLRTAPGQPYREMLNRIRYFVSADVGLGEYMAKNFEAMACGCVLLAWRQGREEAAIGLQDGVHLLLYSDLDELRGHLARLRGDSVLAEAIADQGRRFVEAHMSHKHLAEQLFGVLQQTWPEVGKTSVWQALRARFNFL, from the coding sequence ATGAAGGTGTTGGTGCTCAGCAGTGCGGGGCGCGAGCCGGACCTGTCCTGTGTCCATGAACGGCTTGGACAACTAGTCGACCTCGATTTGCGCATTCTCGACAAGTCCGAGCAACGCCGCCTGCGCCGCTATCTCCACGGTCTCGACCTAGGGCGTTATGACCGCGTGCTGCTGGACCTTCACTTCAAGAACATTTGCCGCCAGACCGCCTTTTTGCGACAAATCCCCGGACTGTTGGTCTACGAGGAAGACGCCTGCCAGAATTACCTGGCCGCATCCCGTTGGCGCGGGTGCTTCAGTCGCTTCTATCGCGCCCTCCCCAACGCCCGAATCGTGGTGACCGGCGCCAGTGTCGCCGAGCGCCTGCGCGGCGAGGGGTTCAACGTCCATTTCCTCGCCAAGGGCTACGATCCGCGCGCCGTCTACTGCGAGGCGGTTGCGCGGGATATTGAGCTGGGTTTCGTCGGGCGTACCGCCAGCGCCGCTTATGGCGGGCGCAAGGAGTTGCTGGAACGGCTGGCAGCGCAAGAGCCGCTACAGTTGCTGCGCACCGCGCCGGGCCAGCCCTATCGCGAGATGCTCAACCGCATCCGCTATTTCGTCAGCGCCGATGTCGGGCTCGGCGAGTACATGGCCAAGAACTTCGAGGCGATGGCCTGCGGCTGCGTGCTCCTCGCCTGGCGCCAGGGGCGCGAGGAGGCGGCCATCGGCCTGCAGGATGGCGTCCATCTGCTGCTGTATTCCGACCTTGACGAGTTGCGCGGGCACCTCGCCAGGTTGCGTGGCGATTCAGTGCTGGCCGAGGCGATAGCCGACCAGGGGCGTCGCTTCGTCGAGGCGCATATGAGCCATAAGCATCTGGCCGAGCAGTTGTTCGGCGTGTTGCAGCAGACCTGGCCCGAGGTAGGCAAAACCTCCGTCTGGCAGGCTTTGCGCGCGCGCTTCAATTTCCTTTGA